The following nucleotide sequence is from Vulpes lagopus strain Blue_001 chromosome 1, ASM1834538v1, whole genome shotgun sequence.
TTCACTATGCCATCCAACAGTCTAAGTACTcaaaagtgggagagagagaggtgatggCGGGTGTGATTGTGGTGATGGCCTCAGAGCCTCTGGATGGGGTTCCCACCTGATTAAAAGGAAAAGCTGCAAAGAGGTAATATTTGGAATTGAGTGAATTTCCTATGTCTTCATTTCATGCATACTCAGAAAAGTTATCTGGGCCAGGCTGGGACGCTAAAGGGAGACATGTAAACAATTGCATCCTGGGAGATAACAAAACTACAGTAGATATCCCTCAAGCAAGAAGGAGTTGGTAGTGGCACAATTTTGAGGAGTGGCTAAGGAGAGGGAGCTAACTCCCCTTAGTAAATCACACTACTACTAGCCAATCAGACCCCCAAACCAGCAGTTTGTGAATCTACAATCGAAATGTGTAAATGAAAAAGCAGTGAGGCCTCCATAGTCACTTATcccaggggccaggcctgggaTTACTGGGGACTCATTGACAGCAGTGGGGAAACCAGTTCTTATAAGCTGCTGTTGTGACACCTGTGCTGATTTAATTgtacatgagtttttttttttttttttttttttttagaagggacATTAGTCAttaccatttaatattttttgatggTCATACTTTCTGAACCAAAAATTTAAATCGTGGTTATTTATCTTCTAAGTCTGTAAAGTTTTACAAGTTTGAAATAAGTTTGTATAGTTATGAAGGCTTGTTTTTAATACCCCCCAAGTTGGATATAATTCCTGTGCCCCTCTGCTTTAAATACTATattgatggggtgcctggctggtttagtgggtgtagcatgcaactcttgatcttggggccgtgagttcaagtcccatgttgggtgtggagattgcttaaaaatagaatctttaaaatagattttaaagaaatctcgCTCCGCCAGCGACGGGTACTATATTGAATTTCCATTCAAAGAAATGGTGTataggaggaggggggagagtgATTTAAAAAGCATGATAAGGAAATTCTCACTGAGGAGATAGgttatactttttttccctccagtaaAGTTACTTTTTATTAGCTATCCGACACACAAttacttcttctcccttcctctaaaattcaaaaccacgggggtgggggtggggggagtgttggctggcttagttggtacaGCATGGGACTCTCCATCTCACAGCCATGAGTTCAGGCTCCACTTGGGACTtcaactcaggaccctgagattatgacctgagctgaaaccaagaactggatgctcaactgactgaaccacctcgGCGCCCCAAGAACCCAGTTTTTTGCCTGAATGTGAAGAAGTTTGCCTCAAGAGATAGTCATAATAGCTGATGGGATTGTATATTACCAGAACATGGTCTTGGGAAAAGTCAGCTTCATTTCCACATCTATGAAGCCATAAAACATTGAAATCATACTCTCATTGTATGAATCTAGTGCATCACTTCAAgcagtatgttttttaaatgaataaactatttGGAGGCTGAAGTCTGGTCTATACAGGAGTGCCGGGGTGACTCTTTTTCTGgcgtaggtcatgatctcagggtcctggaactgagacCCACTCTAGGCCCCATGctccacaggaagtctgcttgaggattctccttctccctctgtccttaccCATGctccctggctctctctcaaataaataaaaaaaaaaaaaaaaaaaaaaaaatctagcctcTACAGTTTGGACCCAAGTAGCCAGGTGGGGCACACatgagttttgaaatcaggataGATTTAAAGATTCCAGACTTAGCGGCTTCAAGGAAGGTGAACAGTAAGGGCAGTTTAGCGACCCTATCACATTCCTTGCAGATAAGgaatttccaaatttccttttcacCTCTGTTAAATGGCAGTTATTACTCCTGCGTCCTCGGGGGTTGTAGGCGTCTGGGCAAAGCCAAGCCTCGGGGTTTGGCCCCCCTCAGGCCCACGGGAAGTGGAACCCTCCTCTGGAACGTGGAGGCAGGCACTCGATTTGGCAGCTCCCTGGAGATCTCTCACCCTGCGGCTTTGCACTTTCGTCTTTCCGGGGTTCTGGCCCAGTCATTCGTTCCCAGGGTTAGACCTGACGCTGCCCTCGTCCCAAGCACTCCCAAGGCCAAGAGCTTCCGGAGGGGAGAAACCTTTGTGAGGCGGGATAGCGCTGCCCGCACCCGGCGGGTGGTCACGTGTGAGGGCCGCGCAGGCGGGCCAGGCCGGCGTTCAGGGAGCGAGActcggcgcggggggcggggcttgcCGTGGGCGGCCCCGCCCAGCGCTCGACTCCCAGCGCCGTGGCCCGGCGACTCCGTCAGGCCTAGCCTCGTTGGCAGCGTGACTGGTTTTGAGGCACGCCGGATGGGGACGCTGCCAGGACGGAAAGATATTCCACCATGGGTGAAAGTTCCGGAAGACTTGAAAGACCCCGAGGTGTTGCAGGTCCAGACGCAGCTCTTGGAAGCTATGTTTGGTGAGTGAGCCCAATCCTGACCTGGGTGCCCTGCCGCGGGCGTCTGGGTCTCCGCGGGCCTGAGCGCCCATGTTCTCTATCCCAAACAGGCCCAGCTGGATCTCGAATCCCGTACATCGAGCAAGTGAGCAAAGTCATGCTCGAGCTAAAGGTTCTGGAATCCTCGGGCCTCACCGAGGTCTTGGTTTATGGCTCTTACTTGTACAAGCTCAGGGCCAAGTGGATGCTCCAGTCCATGGCTGAGTGGCACCGCCAGCGACGGGAACGAGGTGAAAGGCCTGGCGACGTGCTTTTGGCATGGGGACTCGTGGGGGtcgttttatttcttctcctgcAGTCCttctcacccctcacccctgctcttcTCCCCGCAaaaacccccaccccaggcatcACCCCAGGCTCTCTATAACTGGGCTGCTGCTGAGACGACTTTAATACGGTCTGTTGTTCCTAGAGACCGTGGGGTAAGACTAGGATGAGAGATGGCCTGGCCTCCTAAGGAAAGGTTATCTGAGACCTGTTCCCagttctccccctccctcccaacaCTCCCCTCTAGCTTCTTAGGGTAGGTTGGAATGGGCTCACTGGCCCCACCTTCTGATGTTCCCAAGAATTCCAGGTGCAGAATGCCAAGCTGGGAAGTCCCAGAAACCGACCTTGAAAGAGGCTGAGAACTGTCCAGGCTCTTATCTTCTCCCCTTATGCACACTTTGTTGCTTTCTGGTGCAGGGATGCTCAAACTTGAGGATGCCATGAAAGCCCTACAGCTAGGTCCTTGGATGAAGTGAAGCCAGTTTGCCACCAAGATACCTGGAATCAGGATTTGAAGAGTAGATTGTTGTCTCCAGAGCTGGGATGTATATGGTCTGGTTGAAATTCTGCTCCAGCCTGACAGGGAAAAACCAGCTGATTttgggtctctgcctttgtctgagTCCTAATGTGGCTTCTCCCCTACCCCCCAAATTTGCTAATTAAaggataacattttaaataaatagtgccTTGATGTTGTTGAAGTTTTGGAGATAACATCACAGTCAAGTTGGCCCTTGAGCTTCACCCTTAATTAAAACCttcaaagctagaaaaaaagtCCAAGAGCACCCATGGTTAGGGTTAAAAGGTATAGGAGTTGGGTTCTGAGATGGCAGCTTTGATCAAAACCCAGTCAATTTTAGGGGAAATGTAATAATGTCTGAGCTGACctgggttctttttaaaaataattataaggtaatgtgcaaaatgaaaagcaaatattCTCCTAAACAAAGATAGAAATGCTAGTATCTTCTCAGTGGAGTAGTTTTATATACTTGTAATCCTAATACAAGACCACTAGCTGATATGCAATATAATGAGACAGAACTATGGACTAAGTGGAGAATACTGGTTGTTGCTATATTGGAATAAACAGTATTTTCCTAAGTAACactaatatttacatataaattttggatactacaTTCAAATGGATCAGAATccaaaaaatgatagaaaagtcTCCTATCCATCCATTTATAAGATTATAAAAGTAGTCCGTATAATTATCCATTTATGCACCCATTTctactccaaaaataaaaagctttattttcttgTGTACTCTGGAAGagtgttattttttaatacaatcACAATCATAATGTAGATTATATAGTTGGGCATGATTCCATTTAATTGGTTCCCTACCAAAGGATTTTTAGGTTGTTCCCAATCTTTGGCTTTTACATAGCTGTGATGAATACCTTGAAGGTCATTGTTTTGCAAGTGTGCACGTATTCTACAGGCTAAGTTAGAGGGTAAATTGCTGGTCCAGAGAGGAAATTGTATATATGATTTTGCTAGATAGTACCAAATTGCCTTCCATAGGAGTTGAAATAATTTTACACCCAGCAGCAATAAATGAGATTGCCTGCTTCTCCACAAGCTTAGTCACAGGTGATTGGCAACCCTTTTTCTTTCTGACCTATTAGGTGCAGTCTTCCTGAGATTAGTACTTCTCGCTTGTGCCAGCAGTTGTGACTCCCTCAAATTACCCTCAGCTAGTGTCCCCTTCGGTCAGTTGGCAATGAATGTGTCTGAAAACGTAAACTGCAGATCTGGGACTTGAAACTCTGCAGTGCTGATGAAACACAGAACTGTCCTTGTCCTTAGAACAGTctagatgggcagcctgggtggctcagcggtttggtgccaccatcagcccagggcgtgatcctggagtcctggaatcgagttccacatcgggcttcctgcacggagcctgcttctccctctgcctgtgtctttgcctctctctctctctgtctctcatgaataaataaataaaatcttaaaaaaacaacggTCTAGAAGTTCTGTTTTAAGGGTCAGTACTTGCCAGTGTAGAAAAGCTAATCTGTGTAAAAGTagcaaaatttggaaatttaagcATATGCCATAAATCCCATGCATGCTCTGCACTGAAGATTTTTCAGCCCTTCAAGACAACACAAAACTGCGAATTCATAGGGAAAGTTTTGGAATAaactgtagattaaaaaaaaaaaaggtcttgggGTGGctgccttttttcctctttgttttaagCTTTTGGCCAGTTTTCCACCCAGGGTAGAGGATTAAGAGAAGCCAAACAGCTTTCATTGTAATGGAGATGAGGGTTCTGCCCTACGGAAAGGCATCATTAGCTCTGAGGAGATTTAGAGGAGAGTCAGTCTAGGGC
It contains:
- the DPPA5 gene encoding developmental pluripotency-associated 5 protein, translating into MGTLPGRKDIPPWVKVPEDLKDPEVLQVQTQLLEAMFGPAGSRIPYIEQVSKVMLELKVLESSGLTEVLVYGSYLYKLRAKWMLQSMAEWHRQRRERGMLKLEDAMKALQLGPWMK